One Pseudomonas sp. MH9.2 DNA segment encodes these proteins:
- a CDS encoding Na+/H+ antiporter, producing the protein MQTAYTVLILLMLVGVSRLVARLIPLPLPLLQIAAGALLAWPTLGLHVALDPELFLFLFLPPLLFSDGWRMPKRELWRFRGPILTLAVGLVLFTVVGAGFFIHWLIPTIPLPVAFALAAVLSPTDAVAVSAIAQDRLPAPIMHMLQGEALMNDASGLVTFKFALAAAVTGVFSLASASLTFVLVACGGLAIGVALSWLVGRLRGWMIARGWDDPATHVVFMLLLPFAAYVLAERLGASGILSAVAAGMMQSWLDLLPRQTSTRLLNRSVWALLEFAFNGLIFLLLGLQFPDIIKAVASHEVSLWPTLLWRCLDVLAIFMVLLALRYVWVQSVWRLMVGLRRWGDRGESSLELTARSGWLLTVGGVRGAVTLAGVMSVPLLISAGADFPERDLLIFIAAGVILLSLIAACIALPLLLRGVAKSPDHAMKREVREAWKHTAEAAIHALEAEDLADTGVIPDAAQAALAMEVKARIMSEYRHHLEVFNDTSEAQALAWQMDQLERRLRLHALRAQRLELYSLRRHHRIGDDALRQILGELDLSEANLGPVK; encoded by the coding sequence ATGCAAACAGCCTATACCGTCCTTATTTTGCTGATGTTGGTCGGTGTGTCGCGGTTGGTGGCCCGGTTGATTCCGTTGCCGTTGCCACTGTTGCAGATCGCTGCCGGGGCGTTGCTGGCTTGGCCGACGCTGGGTTTGCATGTCGCGCTCGACCCTGAACTGTTTTTGTTCTTGTTTCTGCCACCGCTGCTGTTCTCGGATGGTTGGCGTATGCCCAAGCGCGAGTTGTGGCGTTTTCGCGGGCCGATTCTTACCTTGGCAGTGGGGCTGGTATTGTTCACGGTGGTGGGCGCCGGTTTCTTTATCCATTGGCTGATACCAACCATCCCCTTGCCGGTGGCCTTCGCCTTGGCGGCCGTGCTGTCGCCGACCGATGCCGTGGCGGTGTCGGCGATTGCTCAGGATCGGCTGCCCGCGCCAATTATGCATATGCTCCAAGGCGAGGCTTTGATGAATGATGCCTCCGGCCTGGTGACCTTCAAGTTTGCTTTGGCGGCGGCGGTGACGGGCGTGTTCTCGCTGGCCAGCGCCAGCCTGACATTTGTCCTGGTCGCCTGTGGCGGCTTGGCCATCGGCGTAGCGCTGAGCTGGCTGGTGGGGCGTTTGCGTGGCTGGATGATTGCCCGGGGCTGGGATGACCCTGCGACCCATGTAGTGTTCATGTTGCTCCTGCCCTTCGCTGCCTATGTATTGGCTGAACGCTTGGGCGCTTCGGGGATTCTGTCAGCCGTGGCCGCCGGTATGATGCAAAGCTGGCTGGATCTGCTGCCGCGACAGACCAGTACGCGGCTGCTTAATCGTAGCGTCTGGGCACTGCTGGAGTTTGCTTTCAATGGCTTGATTTTCCTGCTGCTGGGCCTGCAGTTTCCGGACATCATCAAGGCCGTCGCCAGTCATGAAGTGTCGCTCTGGCCAACCCTGTTGTGGCGTTGCCTAGATGTATTGGCGATTTTTATGGTGTTGTTGGCGTTACGTTATGTGTGGGTGCAGAGCGTCTGGCGGCTGATGGTCGGCTTGCGGCGCTGGGGTGATCGCGGCGAATCATCGCTTGAGCTGACGGCGCGCTCTGGCTGGCTGCTGACCGTGGGTGGCGTGCGAGGGGCCGTGACGCTGGCGGGTGTGATGTCCGTGCCGCTGTTGATCAGTGCCGGGGCAGACTTTCCTGAGCGTGATCTGCTGATCTTTATCGCCGCAGGCGTCATCCTGCTGTCATTGATTGCAGCCTGCATCGCTTTGCCATTGTTGCTGCGCGGTGTCGCTAAAAGCCCGGACCACGCGATGAAACGCGAGGTTCGAGAGGCATGGAAGCATACCGCTGAAGCGGCGATTCACGCCCTGGAAGCTGAGGACCTGGCCGACACCGGCGTCATCCCCGACGCTGCGCAAGCCGCTTTGGCGATGGAAGTCAAAGCGCGGATCATGTCCGAATACCGCCATCACCTCGAGGTGTTCAACGACACCTCCGAAGCGCAGGCGCTGGCTTGGCAAATGGACCAGCTGGAACGACGCCTGCGTTTGCACGCGTTGCGCGCGCAGCGCCTGGAACTCTATAGCCTGCGCCGTCATCACCGGATCGGCGACGACGCGCTGCGTCAGATATTGGGTGAGTTGGACCTGAGTGAGGCGAATCTGGGGCCGGTTAAATAG
- the arnT gene encoding lipid IV(A) 4-amino-4-deoxy-L-arabinosyltransferase, whose product MIKRWGIPLLLLAFGLFYLLPLPFHGLWIPDETRYAQASQEMLLSGNWAAPHFMGLRYFEKPAAGYWMIAIGQAVFGENLFGVRIASALSLGLSTLLTYLMARRLWNTPRKSFTCATIYMSFGLIVGQAGYANLDPQFTLWVNLSLVALWYAIDSTAQRVKLAAWAVLGLACGMGFMTKGFLAFLLPVLIALPYMIWQRRLTEMMRYGLLAVLVAVLVSLPWVLTVHMREPDFWSFFFWHEHIRRFAGDDAQHAQPWWFYLPLLIVSSLPWALALPGTFKHAWQTKSQPKIAFLLLWLVLPLAFFSLSRGKLPTYIMPCLLPLALLIGHTLTGWLEQARTGIIRANGLLNLALGLITLLTVTYLQFKQPIYDNEPLHLTFVLIALGIWSIANALQVARPSTLFLAPAVGMLALVALLPAALPNTIIYNKTPDVFISEHAQALRETRSLLSNELGAASALAWHTARPDITLYNTVGETQYGFTYPDAKGRAVTLSTVQQWMTQARQKGSVGVVMRVKDDGERHEVDLLPKDGKRYEQGNIVIFIFAQTTP is encoded by the coding sequence ATGATTAAACGCTGGGGCATACCTCTTCTGTTACTCGCCTTTGGCCTGTTTTATCTGCTGCCATTGCCCTTTCACGGCCTCTGGATTCCAGACGAAACCCGCTATGCACAAGCCAGCCAGGAAATGCTCCTGAGCGGCAACTGGGCGGCGCCACACTTCATGGGCCTGCGCTACTTTGAGAAGCCCGCCGCCGGCTATTGGATGATCGCCATCGGCCAAGCGGTGTTTGGAGAAAACCTGTTCGGCGTGCGCATCGCCTCGGCCCTGAGCCTGGGGCTGAGTACCCTGCTGACTTACCTGATGGCTCGTCGCCTGTGGAATACCCCGCGCAAGAGCTTCACCTGCGCCACGATATACATGAGCTTTGGCCTGATCGTCGGACAGGCCGGCTACGCCAACCTTGATCCGCAGTTCACACTATGGGTCAACCTCAGCCTGGTGGCCTTGTGGTATGCCATCGACAGTACCGCACAGCGGGTAAAACTGGCCGCCTGGGCGGTACTCGGACTGGCCTGCGGCATGGGCTTCATGACCAAGGGCTTCCTGGCCTTCCTGCTACCCGTACTGATCGCCCTGCCGTACATGATATGGCAGCGTCGACTCACTGAAATGATGCGCTATGGCTTGTTAGCCGTGCTGGTCGCCGTACTGGTCTCGCTGCCCTGGGTGCTGACCGTACACATGCGCGAACCCGACTTCTGGTCATTCTTTTTCTGGCACGAACACATCCGCCGATTTGCCGGAGACGATGCGCAACACGCTCAACCCTGGTGGTTCTACTTACCGTTACTGATAGTCTCCAGCCTGCCTTGGGCACTGGCGCTGCCCGGGACTTTCAAGCATGCATGGCAGACAAAAAGCCAGCCAAAAATCGCATTTCTGTTGCTCTGGCTGGTGTTGCCACTGGCTTTTTTCAGCCTGAGCCGAGGAAAGCTACCCACCTACATCATGCCGTGCCTGCTGCCCTTAGCACTGCTGATCGGCCACACGCTGACCGGCTGGCTTGAGCAAGCCAGAACGGGGATAATCCGCGCTAACGGGCTGCTGAACCTGGCCCTTGGCCTGATTACGCTACTAACGGTGACTTACCTGCAATTCAAGCAGCCCATCTATGACAATGAGCCGCTTCATCTGACTTTTGTGCTCATTGCACTGGGGATATGGAGCATCGCCAACGCCCTGCAAGTCGCCAGACCATCGACCCTTTTTCTGGCGCCCGCAGTCGGGATGCTGGCGCTGGTCGCCTTGCTGCCTGCAGCACTGCCCAACACAATTATCTACAACAAGACACCTGACGTATTCATCTCCGAGCATGCCCAGGCACTTCGCGAGACCCGCTCGCTCTTGAGCAATGAGCTGGGGGCAGCCTCTGCCTTGGCTTGGCATACCGCACGCCCGGACATAACGTTGTACAACACCGTCGGTGAGACCCAATATGGTTTCACCTACCCTGACGCCAAGGGCCGCGCCGTGACATTAAGTACTGTCCAGCAATGGATGACCCAGGCTCGTCAGAAAGGCTCGGTCGGCGTGGTTATGCGGGTCAAAGATGACGGCGAAAGGCATGAAGTCGATCTACTGCCCAAAGATGGGAAGCGTTATGAACAGGGCAACATCGTGATTTTTATCTTTGCCCAAACGACACCATGA
- the dapC gene encoding succinyldiaminopimelate transaminase, translating to MNNALQQLQPYPFEKLRALLGSVTPNADKRPVALSIGEPKHRSPAFVAETLAANLDQMAVYPTTLGIPALREAITAWCERRFDVPTGWLDPARHVLPVNGTREALFAFTQTVVNRSDDALVVSPNPFYQIYEGAALLAGAQPHYLPCLAENGFNPDFDAVSADVWKRCQILFLCSPGNPTGALVPLETLKKLIALADEHDFVIAADECYSELYFDEQTPPPGLLSACVALGRKDFKRCVVFHSLSKRSNLPGLRSGFVAGDADILKAFLLYRTYHGCAMPVQTQLASIAAWNDEEHVRANRTLYREKFDAVLEILAPVLDVQRPDGGFYLWPNVGTDDTEFCRDLYIAEHVTVVPGSYLSREVDGFNPGAGRVRMALVAPLAECVEAATRIRDFIKG from the coding sequence ATGAATAACGCCTTGCAGCAGCTCCAGCCCTACCCTTTCGAAAAACTCCGCGCCTTACTTGGCAGCGTGACGCCCAATGCCGATAAACGCCCTGTCGCGCTGTCCATCGGCGAACCCAAGCACCGCTCGCCTGCGTTCGTCGCTGAAACGCTGGCCGCCAACCTCGATCAGATGGCGGTTTACCCGACTACGCTCGGCATCCCGGCGCTACGCGAAGCCATCACCGCCTGGTGTGAGCGCCGTTTTGACGTGCCCACCGGCTGGCTCGACCCGGCGCGTCATGTGTTACCGGTCAACGGGACTCGCGAAGCCTTGTTCGCCTTCACCCAGACCGTGGTCAACCGCAGCGACGACGCACTGGTAGTCAGCCCAAATCCGTTCTATCAAATCTATGAAGGCGCAGCCTTGCTGGCCGGCGCACAGCCCCATTACCTGCCCTGCCTGGCGGAAAATGGTTTTAACCCGGATTTCGATGCAGTGTCCGCAGACGTCTGGAAGCGCTGCCAGATCCTGTTCCTGTGCTCGCCCGGCAACCCAACTGGCGCACTGGTGCCACTGGAAACCCTGAAAAAGCTGATCGCCCTGGCTGATGAACATGATTTTGTGATCGCCGCCGACGAGTGCTACAGCGAGCTGTACTTTGACGAACAGACTCCGCCACCAGGCCTGCTGAGTGCATGCGTGGCGCTGGGGCGCAAAGACTTCAAACGTTGCGTGGTATTCCACAGCCTGTCCAAACGCTCGAACCTGCCCGGCTTGCGCTCAGGTTTTGTGGCCGGCGATGCCGACATCCTTAAAGCTTTTTTGCTCTATCGCACCTATCACGGTTGCGCCATGCCGGTTCAAACCCAGCTGGCGAGTATTGCCGCATGGAATGACGAAGAGCACGTACGCGCCAACCGAACGCTGTATCGGGAGAAGTTCGACGCCGTGCTGGAGATCCTCGCCCCGGTGCTCGACGTACAGCGTCCCGACGGTGGTTTTTATCTGTGGCCGAATGTCGGGACCGACGACACTGAGTTCTGCCGCGACCTGTATATAGCCGAGCATGTCACCGTGGTGCCGGGCTCCTACCTGTCCCGCGAAGTCGACGGTTTCAACCCCGGCGCCGGACGTGTACGCATGGCGCTGGTTGCACCTCTGGCCGAATGCGTCGAAGCGGCCACGCGTATTCGGGATTTCATCAAAGGCTGA
- a CDS encoding UDP-glucose/GDP-mannose dehydrogenase family protein — MKISVFGSGYVGLVQATVLAEVGHDVICMDIDENKVKQLSQGQVNIFEPGLANLVRDNLESKRLHFTSDEKLAVEHGEVLFIAVGTPSGDDGSADLSYVFSVGDAIVRHRVTPLIIVEKSTVPVGTGDALRAHIEKALAGRPLEFDIVSNPEFLKEGSAVTDCRKPDRIVIGCEREEVREVMRDLYAPFNRNHDRIMFMDLRSAELTKYAANCMLATKISFINQIAELAEHLGADIESVRLGIGADSRIGYDFIYAGCGYGGSCFPKDMRALIHSADQANCSNDLLQAVEAINERQKHKLFDRLNAFYKGDLKGKTFALWGLAFKPNTDDMRDAPSRVLLEALWAAGANVRAYDPEAMQQTQLLYGDHPGLALMGTLESALSGADALVICTEWQLFKAPDFDEIHKRLKAPVIFDGRNLYDAERMAQKGFTYFPMGRGESCNLPIPQQKWDSSNPL, encoded by the coding sequence ATGAAAATCAGTGTATTCGGTAGTGGTTATGTCGGTCTCGTGCAAGCGACGGTGCTCGCCGAGGTCGGTCATGATGTCATCTGTATGGACATCGATGAGAACAAGGTCAAGCAGCTTTCCCAAGGCCAGGTAAACATCTTCGAGCCTGGGCTGGCCAATCTTGTTCGGGATAACCTTGAGAGCAAGCGCCTGCATTTCACCAGCGACGAAAAGCTCGCGGTCGAACATGGCGAAGTCTTGTTCATTGCTGTCGGGACACCCTCCGGCGACGATGGCTCGGCAGACCTCAGTTACGTTTTTTCTGTCGGCGATGCGATCGTCAGGCATCGGGTCACCCCCCTGATCATCGTCGAAAAATCCACGGTACCCGTCGGCACCGGCGACGCGTTGCGTGCTCATATCGAAAAAGCCCTGGCGGGACGCCCGCTGGAGTTCGATATCGTCTCCAACCCTGAATTCCTTAAAGAAGGCTCTGCGGTTACCGACTGCCGTAAACCGGACCGCATCGTGATCGGTTGCGAACGTGAAGAAGTGCGTGAGGTCATGCGCGACCTGTATGCGCCGTTCAACCGCAACCACGACCGCATCATGTTCATGGACCTGCGCAGTGCCGAGCTGACCAAGTACGCCGCCAACTGCATGCTGGCGACCAAGATCAGCTTTATCAACCAGATCGCCGAACTGGCCGAGCACCTCGGCGCCGATATTGAATCGGTACGTCTAGGCATCGGCGCCGACTCGCGCATTGGTTACGACTTCATCTATGCGGGCTGCGGTTATGGTGGTTCGTGCTTCCCTAAGGACATGCGCGCCCTGATCCACAGTGCCGACCAGGCTAACTGCTCCAACGATCTGTTGCAGGCAGTCGAAGCGATCAACGAGCGACAGAAGCACAAACTGTTCGATCGGCTCAACGCCTTCTACAAAGGAGACCTCAAAGGCAAGACCTTCGCCTTGTGGGGCCTGGCTTTCAAGCCCAACACCGACGACATGCGCGACGCCCCCAGTCGTGTCCTGCTGGAAGCCTTGTGGGCTGCTGGAGCAAATGTGCGCGCCTATGACCCGGAAGCCATGCAGCAAACCCAACTGCTCTATGGTGACCATCCGGGCCTTGCCCTCATGGGCACGCTGGAATCAGCACTCAGTGGCGCGGATGCGCTGGTCATCTGCACTGAGTGGCAGCTATTCAAGGCGCCCGACTTCGATGAAATTCACAAGCGCCTGAAAGCACCGGTGATTTTCGACGGCCGCAACCTGTATGACGCCGAACGCATGGCTCAAAAAGGCTTTACGTACTTCCCGATGGGCCGAGGCGAGTCATGCAACCTGCCAATCCCGCAACAAAAATGGGATTCCAGCAATCCTCTCTGA
- a CDS encoding M12 family metallopeptidase yields MNELRLCNARRLRDQQVSYETAIEENPDNAGVSVPGSRRKRAVGHFSRFWANGRTLKIGFTDEDLPEPHKQAIIAAINQWQASVNLTFEFIDGRENTPGYGKGDIRITTASSANYTLIGTDAKANDPWTPTMVLGVKPSDPKFRYTIMHEFGHALGAEHEHQHPEADIPWDVSKVYEHYAKAGHSAEEVDESVLRKFESDKTTYTAYDKQSIMHYPVPNTITIGDWEVGLNAMISDKDKAFMRKAYPKR; encoded by the coding sequence ATGAACGAACTACGACTCTGCAACGCCCGCCGCTTGAGGGACCAACAGGTTTCCTATGAGACCGCCATCGAAGAGAACCCTGACAATGCCGGGGTATCTGTTCCCGGCAGTCGCCGCAAGCGGGCCGTCGGGCATTTTTCCAGGTTCTGGGCCAATGGCCGCACCCTGAAAATCGGTTTTACCGATGAGGACCTGCCCGAACCCCACAAACAAGCCATTATTGCCGCTATCAACCAGTGGCAAGCCTCTGTAAACCTGACGTTCGAGTTTATTGATGGCCGGGAAAACACGCCGGGCTATGGTAAAGGTGACATCCGAATCACGACTGCCTCCAGCGCGAACTACACCCTGATCGGGACCGATGCCAAGGCCAACGACCCGTGGACTCCTACGATGGTGCTGGGTGTAAAACCATCGGACCCGAAGTTCCGATACACCATCATGCACGAGTTTGGCCATGCGCTAGGGGCCGAGCATGAACATCAGCACCCGGAAGCCGATATTCCTTGGGACGTGTCGAAGGTGTACGAACACTACGCGAAAGCCGGTCATTCCGCCGAAGAAGTCGATGAATCGGTGCTTCGCAAATTCGAATCAGACAAAACGACCTACACCGCTTACGACAAGCAGTCGATCATGCATTATCCGGTGCCTAACACCATTACGATCGGCGATTGGGAAGTGGGCCTCAATGCGATGATCAGCGATAAAGACAAAGCCTTCATGCGCAAGGCTTATCCAAAAAGATAA
- the arnC gene encoding undecaprenyl-phosphate 4-deoxy-4-formamido-L-arabinose transferase: MKPYPIQCVSIVIPVYNEEQSLPELLRRTEAACAQLHHEFEIVLVDDGSRDNSAQILQDASEREGSSIVAVILNRNYGQHAAIMAGFEQCKGDVVITLDADLQNPPEEIPRLVAQAELGYDVVGTVRNNRQDSAWRRWPSRLINLAVQRSTGVAMSDYGCMLRAYRRTIVDAMLACRERSTFIPILANSFARHTTEVLVPHAEREHGDSKYSPMRLINLMFDLITCMTTTPLRLLSILGFSMAFLGVLFAVLLIGLRLIFGATWAGHGTFVLFAVLFVFTGGQFIGMGLLGEYLGRMYSDVRARPRFFIEKVLRSPSATSAVNANSSHPSSSSTQVTL; the protein is encoded by the coding sequence GTGAAACCTTATCCGATTCAGTGCGTTTCGATCGTCATCCCGGTCTACAACGAAGAGCAGAGCCTGCCTGAGTTGTTGCGCCGCACCGAAGCGGCCTGTGCACAGTTGCACCATGAATTCGAAATCGTTTTGGTCGACGACGGCAGCCGCGACAACTCTGCGCAAATCCTTCAGGACGCCTCGGAGCGTGAAGGCAGCTCCATTGTCGCGGTGATCCTCAATCGCAACTATGGCCAGCACGCGGCCATCATGGCCGGCTTCGAGCAATGCAAAGGCGATGTCGTCATCACTCTGGACGCCGACCTGCAAAACCCGCCGGAAGAAATTCCGCGCCTGGTTGCCCAGGCCGAGCTCGGCTACGACGTGGTGGGCACCGTGCGCAACAACCGTCAGGATTCAGCCTGGCGTCGTTGGCCGTCGCGCTTGATCAATCTGGCCGTGCAACGCTCCACCGGCGTGGCCATGAGCGACTATGGCTGCATGCTGCGGGCGTATCGACGCACGATCGTCGACGCCATGCTGGCCTGCCGCGAGCGCAGTACGTTCATCCCGATTCTGGCCAACAGCTTCGCCCGCCACACCACCGAGGTGCTCGTCCCGCACGCCGAGCGCGAACATGGTGATTCGAAATACAGCCCGATGCGCCTGATCAACCTGATGTTCGACTTGATCACCTGCATGACCACCACGCCCTTGCGCCTGCTGAGCATCCTCGGCTTCAGCATGGCCTTTCTCGGCGTGCTGTTCGCCGTGTTGCTCATCGGTTTGCGCCTGATTTTCGGCGCCACCTGGGCTGGCCACGGCACCTTTGTTTTGTTTGCTGTGCTGTTCGTGTTCACCGGCGGCCAGTTCATCGGCATGGGACTGTTGGGCGAATACCTGGGCCGCATGTACAGCGATGTCCGGGCCCGCCCGCGTTTTTTCATCGAAAAAGTGCTGCGCAGCCCGTCCGCGACGTCCGCTGTAAATGCTAACAGCTCACACCCGTCTTCATCTTCCACTCAGGTCACGTTATGA
- the arnB gene encoding UDP-4-amino-4-deoxy-L-arabinose aminotransferase produces the protein MNQSFLPFSRPSIGDEEIAAVEQVLRSGWITTGPKNQELEQQFAERVGCRHAVALSSATGAMHVTLLALGIGPGDEVITPSQTWVSTANMICLLGATPVFVDVDRDTLMTDLAAIEAAITPRTKAIIPVHYAGAAFDLDPLYALAERHGIMVIEDAAHAAGTLYRGRAVGAQGTAIFSFHAIKNMTCAEGAMFVSDDENLANRVRMLKFHGLGVDAYDRMTHGRKPQAMVIEPGFKYNLADMNAAIALVQLKRLDEINAKREVLAQAYLKRLADLPVQPLLLPSYPQQHAWHLFILRIDAERCGLDREAFMKGLQEQNIGTGIHFIATHLHTYYRKQFPSVQLPNTEWNSARLCSIPLFPDMTLDDVERVACAIETTLERSL, from the coding sequence ATGAATCAAAGTTTCCTGCCCTTTTCCCGCCCGAGTATCGGTGACGAAGAAATTGCCGCCGTCGAGCAGGTTTTACGCTCCGGCTGGATTACCACAGGCCCGAAAAACCAGGAGCTTGAACAGCAATTTGCCGAACGCGTGGGCTGTCGTCACGCCGTCGCGCTCTCGTCCGCCACCGGCGCGATGCATGTCACGTTGCTCGCCCTGGGCATTGGCCCTGGCGATGAGGTGATTACCCCGTCGCAAACCTGGGTGTCCACCGCCAACATGATCTGCCTGCTCGGCGCGACCCCGGTTTTCGTCGACGTCGACCGCGACACCCTGATGACTGACCTCGCCGCCATCGAAGCCGCCATCACCCCGCGTACCAAAGCCATCATCCCGGTGCATTACGCCGGGGCCGCCTTTGATCTGGACCCCCTCTACGCACTGGCCGAGCGTCACGGCATCATGGTGATCGAAGATGCCGCTCACGCAGCGGGCACTCTTTACCGGGGACGTGCGGTCGGCGCGCAAGGCACTGCCATTTTCTCGTTCCACGCGATCAAAAACATGACCTGCGCCGAAGGCGCGATGTTCGTCAGCGATGACGAGAACCTCGCCAACCGGGTCCGCATGCTCAAGTTTCACGGGCTCGGCGTGGACGCCTACGACCGCATGACCCATGGCCGCAAACCGCAGGCGATGGTCATTGAGCCAGGGTTCAAGTACAACCTGGCCGACATGAACGCCGCCATTGCCCTGGTGCAGCTCAAGCGCCTCGACGAGATCAATGCCAAACGCGAGGTCCTGGCCCAAGCCTACCTCAAGCGCCTGGCAGACTTGCCGGTCCAGCCGCTTCTGCTGCCAAGCTATCCGCAGCAGCACGCCTGGCACCTGTTCATTCTGCGCATCGATGCCGAGCGCTGTGGCCTGGACCGCGAGGCGTTCATGAAAGGCTTGCAGGAGCAGAACATTGGCACCGGCATTCATTTTATCGCCACCCACCTGCACACCTATTACCGCAAGCAGTTCCCGTCGGTCCAGTTGCCCAACACCGAATGGAACTCGGCACGCCTGTGCTCGATCCCGCTGTTTCCCGACATGACCCTCGACGACGTCGAGCGCGTTGCGTGTGCTATTGAAACCACTCTGGAACGAAGCCTGTGA
- the arnA gene encoding bifunctional UDP-4-amino-4-deoxy-L-arabinose formyltransferase/UDP-glucuronic acid oxidase ArnA — MNPKAVVFAYHDIGCAGIEALLNAGYEIAAVFTHADDPKENTFYGSVAQLCARKGIPVHAPEDANHPLWIERISKLNVDYLFSFYYRHLLGEQLLACASKGAFNLHGSLLPHYRGRAPANWVLVNGETETGVTLHRMVKRADAGAILAQQRVAIERADTALTLHTKLRNAAANLLRDALPLLAQGKLTETAQDDTQASYFGRRTPADGLLDWKRPAEQLFNLVRAVTQPYPGAFCPVGEHKLIVWSADVVAGNEGIAPGRVISSDPLRIACGEDSLVITAGQRGDAGLYLSGPQLARELGLVEGSRMVGSESARAVRRTRVLILGVNGFIGNHLSERLLQDDRYEIYGMDIGSDAIDRLRSHPNFHFVEGDISIHSEWIEYHIKKCDVVLPLVAIATPIEYTRNPLRVFELDFEENLKTVRYCVKYNKRVIFPSTSEVYGMCTDPNFDEDTSNLIVGPINKQRWIYSVSKQLLDRVIWAYGQKGLRFTLFRPFNWMGPRLDRLDSARIGSSRAITQLILHLVEGTPIRLVDGGAQKRCFTDVADGIEALARIIENRDDKCNGQIINIGNPDNEASIRQLGEELLRQFEAHPLRSNFPPFAGFRDVESQSFYGTGYQDVTHRKPSIDNARRLIDWTPTIELSETIGKTLDFFLREAMLEIADKR, encoded by the coding sequence ATGAATCCTAAAGCTGTCGTCTTTGCCTATCACGATATTGGTTGTGCTGGCATCGAAGCCTTGCTCAACGCAGGCTATGAAATCGCTGCCGTGTTTACCCATGCCGACGACCCGAAGGAAAACACCTTCTACGGTTCCGTCGCGCAATTGTGTGCACGCAAAGGCATTCCGGTGCACGCCCCGGAAGATGCCAACCATCCTCTGTGGATTGAGCGGATCAGCAAACTCAACGTCGACTACCTGTTCTCCTTTTATTACCGCCACCTGCTGGGCGAGCAATTGCTGGCCTGCGCGAGCAAAGGCGCCTTCAACCTGCACGGCTCCCTGCTCCCGCATTATCGCGGCCGCGCCCCAGCCAACTGGGTCCTGGTGAATGGCGAAACCGAAACCGGCGTGACCCTGCACCGCATGGTCAAGCGCGCCGATGCCGGCGCTATCCTGGCTCAACAGCGTGTGGCCATCGAACGTGCCGACACCGCCCTGACCCTGCACACCAAGTTGCGCAACGCCGCTGCCAACTTGTTGCGCGACGCATTGCCGCTGCTGGCCCAGGGCAAGTTGACTGAAACCGCCCAGGACGACACCCAAGCGTCCTACTTCGGACGCCGCACCCCGGCCGATGGCCTGCTGGACTGGAAGCGCCCGGCCGAACAGCTGTTCAACCTGGTGCGCGCCGTGACCCAGCCTTACCCTGGTGCTTTCTGCCCGGTTGGCGAACACAAACTGATCGTCTGGAGCGCCGACGTCGTTGCCGGCAATGAAGGCATCGCCCCAGGCCGAGTGATCAGTTCCGATCCCCTGCGCATCGCCTGTGGCGAAGACTCCCTGGTGATCACCGCCGGTCAGCGTGGCGACGCCGGGCTCTACCTCAGCGGCCCGCAACTGGCCCGCGAACTGGGTCTGGTCGAAGGCTCGCGCATGGTCGGCAGCGAGTCGGCACGTGCCGTGCGTCGCACCCGTGTTCTGATCCTCGGCGTCAACGGCTTTATCGGTAACCACCTGTCCGAGCGCCTGCTGCAAGACGACCGCTACGAAATCTATGGCATGGACATCGGTTCCGACGCCATCGACCGCCTGCGCAGCCACCCGAACTTCCACTTCGTCGAAGGCGACATCAGCATCCACTCCGAGTGGATCGAATATCACATCAAAAAATGTGATGTCGTGCTGCCGCTGGTGGCCATCGCCACCCCGATCGAATACACCCGCAACCCGCTGCGCGTGTTCGAACTCGACTTCGAAGAAAACCTGAAGACCGTGCGTTACTGCGTGAAATACAACAAGCGCGTGATCTTCCCGTCGACCTCCGAAGTGTACGGGATGTGTACCGACCCGAATTTCGACGAAGACACCTCGAACCTCATCGTCGGCCCGATCAACAAGCAGCGCTGGATCTACTCGGTCTCCAAGCAATTGCTCGACCGGGTAATCTGGGCTTATGGTCAGAAAGGCCTGCGCTTCACCCTGTTCCGTCCGTTCAACTGGATGGGCCCACGCCTGGACCGTCTGGACTCGGCGCGAATCGGCAGCTCGCGTGCCATCACCCAACTGATCCTGCACCTGGTGGAAGGCACCCCGATTCGTCTGGTCGACGGCGGCGCACAAAAACGCTGCTTCACCGATGTGGCTGACGGCATCGAAGCCCTGGCACGCATCATCGAAAACCGCGATGACAAGTGCAACGGCCAGATCATCAACATCGGCAACCCGGACAACGAAGCCAGCATCCGCCAGCTGGGCGAAGAACTGCTGCGTCAGTTCGAAGCTCACCCACTGCGCTCGAACTTCCCTCCTTTCGCCGGTTTCCGTGACGTCGAAAGCCAGTCGTTCTATGGCACCGGCTATCAGGACGTGACCCACCGCAAGCCAAGCATCGATAACGCTCGCCGCCTGATCGACTGGACCCCAACCATCGAACTGAGCGAAACCATCGGCAAGACCCTCGACTTCTTCCTGCGTGAAGCAATGCTCGAAATCGCGGATAAACGCTGA